A genomic stretch from Aedes albopictus strain Foshan chromosome 2, AalbF5, whole genome shotgun sequence includes:
- the LOC134288078 gene encoding uncharacterized protein LOC134288078 — MNYYLINEQCLEEDEVNYELRIRDYPIDGSLETRRRALRRLLRESESVEVKQTWYSIEDEYVGIPIKLQQIELAIRNRVGAGCLSRLVHLHKRVRRYHVISYDEREKQKMLLNAVSQMALTYFGVNLDVLGQAVPVMTLVTGPQETNGGPSVPDGHVSGWNRQGEPLKQQSMQEDLILFSPMPVDGSNVDFRRHTFPVTGTQNPRSDPLPPILIPQSHQSNTPKIGEANVNPDTPQFKSSIQVQLSRRPSVPVSAPMPMNAFDVNPFAHGSNIGVNPTQASNQPSNRIEHSSPELRDGSSVCGSRDSPALQRQDQTGKKITLNEFVHVSEIETYIKSCISQILTRDVVDNLADRFNTIGFKEPEVSEIPRVWSGEPNERGGTAKLPFVRPAPPDSTRMPPGGSQYVSQKCGITPTGWLPQFQNVSSSSMVPPVQPIMTPEPFPNPYRKQDISLNQSIPQPTNHSTFMGQPLGAGNPLSNNFNQTQFLRQRLPHQTCNIIEKWPKFSGDGNAVPVVDFLRQIEILSRSYQVSPDELRMHAHMLFKGDAYVWFTAYDDKLDSWATLTTMLKMRYDNPNRDRAIRDDMRNRKQKPNELFSAFLTDIEAMSQRLIRKMSAEEKFDLVVENMKMSYRRRLALQPIQSLDHLAQLCYQFDSLESNMFLTKPTAKPAGLNQILAEEELEEYEEVSEEEDTAVMAVRPKITRKIASKPVESKDNQGADQPLCWNCRSLGHMWRDCTQRKTLFCHICGHGNTTAYQCPQKHNLKPRESVDSKNE; from the coding sequence ATGAACTACTATCTCATTAACGAACAGTGTTTAGAAGAAGATGAAGTGAATTATGAGTTGCGTATTCGTGATTATCCGATAGATGGCTCGTTAGAAACACGACGTAGAGCATTGCGTCGTTTGTTGCGAGAAAGTGAGAGTGTTGAGGTGAAGCAGACTTGGTATTCCATTGAAGACGAGTATGTGGGCATTCCGATAAAACTACAGCAAATCGAGTTAGCAATCAGGAATCGAGTTGGGGCTGGCTGTTTGTCGCGACTGGTACATCTACACAAACGAGTTCGTAGATATCATGTGATCAGCTACGACGAACGAGAGAAGCAGAAAATGCTGTTGAACGCTGTGTCGCAAATGGCGCTTACCTACTTCGGTGTGAATCTCGACGTTCTTGGACAAGCAGTACCTGTTATGACCTTGGTTACGGGGCCGCAGGAGACGAATGGGGGTCCTTCGGTACCAGACGGTCATGTGTCAGGATGGAACCGACAGGGCGAGCCTTTGAAGCAGCAGTCGATGCAGGAGGATTTGATTCTGTTTTCTCCAATGCCGGTCGACGGATCGAATGTGGATTTTAGACGGCACACGTTTCCTGTGACCGGGACCCAAAATCCGAGGTCAGATCCATTACCACCTATATTGATACCACAATCCCATCAGTCCAATACACCGAAAATAGGGGAGGCGAATGTGAATCCGGACACGCCACAGTTTAAAAGTTCGATTCAGGTGCAGTTGAGTCGTCGACCATCCGTTCCTGTGTCTGCTCCGATGCCGATGAATGCTTTCGATGTAAATCCATTCGCACATGGATCGAATATCGGTGTAAATCCGACCCAAGCCAGCAACCAACCGTCCAATCGAATCGAGCATAGTTCGCCCGAGTTACGAGATGGTTCATCGGTATGTGGATCCCGAGATAGTCCAGCGTTGCAGCGTCAAGATCAAACTGGGAAGAAAATAACGTTGAATGAGTTTGTCCATGTTTCCGAGATAGAAACCTACATTAAAAGCTGCATCAGTCAAATTCTGACTCGAGATGTCGTTGATAACTTGGCGGATCGTTTCAATACTATCGGGTTTAAGGAGCCAGAGGTGTCCGAAATTCCGCGTGTTTGGTCAGGAGAACCAAATGAAAGAGGAGGAACTGCAAAATTGCCGTTCGTTCGACCAGCACCGCCGGATTCAACCCGGATGCCACCAGGGGGATCACAGTATGTCAGTCAAAAATGTGGGATCACGCCAACCGGATGGTTACCACAATTTCAAAATGTATCTTCGAGTTCTATGGTACCTCCGGTACAGCCGATAATGACTCCGGAGCCGTTTCCGAATCCGTATCGTAAACAAGACATTTCTCTGAACCAATCAATACCTCAACCAACGAATCACTCTACGTTCATGGGTCAACCATTGGGAGCTGGAAATCCGTTGAGCAACAATTTTAATCAAACCCAATTTTTGCGTCAGCGTTTACCTCACCAGACTTGCAACATCATTGAAAAGTGGCCGAAGTTCTCGGGCGATGGCAACGCTGTTCCTGTAGTGGATTTCCTGCGGCAAATTGAGATCCTTAGTCGCTCGTACCAGGTATCTCCAGATGAGCTAAGAATGCATGCTCACATGCTGTTTAAAGGTGATGCCTATGTTTGGTTTACCGCTTACGACGACAAGTTGGATTCGTGGGCCACGCTGACAACCATGTTGAAGATGCGGTATGATAATCCCAATAGGGATAGAGCGATTCGAGACGACATGCGGAACCGAAAACAAAAGCCGAACGAATTGTTCAGTGCCTTTTTAACTGATATTGAGGCCATGTCACAAAGGTTGATTCGTAAGATGTCAGCTGAGGAAAAATTCGATTTGGTGGTGGAGAACATGAAGATGTCGTACAGAAGACGGTTAGCTCTACAGCCAATTCAGTCTCTCGATCATTTAGCTCAGCTGTGTTATCAGTTCGACTCTCTCGAATCTAATATGTTCCTCACCAAACCGACTGCAAAACCCGCTGGACTCAATCAAATCTTGGCGGAGGAAGAATTGGAGGAGTATGAAGAAGTCTCAGAGGAGGAAGACACCGCAGTAATGGCTGTACGACCGAAGATAACACGGAAAATCGCTAGCAAACCCGTGGAATCCAAGGATAACCAAGGAGCTGATCAACCCTTGTGCTGGAACTGCAGAAGTCTTGGTCATATGTGGAGAGACTGTACGCAACGCAAAACTCTTTTCTGTCATATTTGTGGTCATGGGAACACGACGGCCTACCAATGTCCTCAAAAGCATAATCTCAAACCACGCGAATCGGTAGACTCAAAAAACGAATAA